From a region of the Posidoniimonas corsicana genome:
- a CDS encoding serpin family protein, with the protein MSASTHADRTHKRQRTLRHEPLEERCLLAGDAAAAINQFAFDLYQHMQHEEGNLFFSPLSISTALAMTYAGAGGQTAAEMEEVLHFGDSEDIHAAFGELLASFAERTGEDPAPPVVWPFPGDPPDWWHGGSPASFDFQMDVANGIWSGQSLMGDYSDVVTEHYDAQIQGADFSDAAQVKDGINEWVSDVTRGRIQDLVDDLSSATVAVIVNAVFFNGSWDDPFDPEFTQLGSFTTPKDVVNAEIMYGQPDVYRTTIDGFDVIEMTMSDGEASAIFMMPLVEDGSNMMTEELFVGITDWTNSAGRSRRMTLINLPKFSTDIATDFNHALAGLGMPTAFIPGSADFSPMFGANGQAEEVYIRKVFHKATLEVNEQGTTAAAATEVELALCFAAGTSVLTPDGAAPIEEVRVGDTVLARNEHLLEGPVEPRVVEATRHGEAEILELHLGRRVIRTTELHPFFVEGQGWLPAAEISSGDRLACDRGGAIAVSYVQRTGKVEAVFNLRVAEHRTFFIGEDDWGFGVWTHNFYDTGFYANRPFHLMIRDNVTDTIAFMGRIDDPTQLENSVTPQVIESNADWGDFDNSGVVDQADYALWRSSYGQTGSRLQADGNGDGRVDSADYTVWRDNLGATAAAPLVVEAVADADEAVVDDQPAPAAPLVLTPSPRPQRSLGGPVRPQRALSSTEAEPDLLLLLAAQRQRAAQAEQLNAHVETGETAEEEPVREVFATVDSWLDSPL; encoded by the coding sequence ATGTCGGCATCGACCCACGCAGATCGCACCCACAAGCGGCAGCGGACGTTGCGGCACGAGCCGCTGGAAGAACGCTGCCTGCTGGCCGGCGACGCCGCCGCGGCGATCAACCAGTTCGCGTTCGATCTCTACCAGCACATGCAGCACGAAGAGGGCAACCTCTTCTTCTCGCCGTTGAGCATCTCGACCGCGCTAGCGATGACCTACGCGGGCGCCGGCGGCCAGACCGCCGCCGAGATGGAAGAGGTGCTGCACTTTGGCGACTCCGAAGACATCCACGCGGCGTTTGGCGAGCTGCTGGCGTCGTTCGCGGAGCGGACAGGGGAGGACCCGGCGCCGCCGGTTGTCTGGCCTTTCCCAGGTGACCCGCCGGACTGGTGGCATGGCGGGTCCCCTGCTTCTTTCGATTTTCAGATGGATGTAGCGAATGGGATTTGGAGCGGTCAGAGTCTTATGGGTGATTACTCTGACGTCGTCACCGAGCATTACGACGCGCAGATCCAGGGCGCAGACTTTTCGGACGCAGCTCAAGTCAAGGACGGCATCAACGAGTGGGTGAGTGACGTCACGCGAGGACGCATCCAAGACCTGGTCGACGATCTGTCTTCTGCAACTGTTGCTGTGATCGTCAATGCCGTGTTCTTCAACGGGAGTTGGGACGACCCATTCGATCCCGAGTTCACTCAGTTGGGTAGCTTCACCACGCCTAAGGACGTTGTTAACGCAGAGATCATGTACGGTCAACCAGACGTCTATCGCACGACGATTGACGGGTTTGACGTGATCGAGATGACGATGTCCGACGGCGAGGCGTCAGCGATCTTCATGATGCCGCTCGTAGAAGACGGTTCTAACATGATGACCGAGGAGCTGTTCGTCGGCATCACCGATTGGACGAACTCGGCCGGCCGTTCTCGCAGGATGACCCTGATTAACCTCCCTAAGTTCAGCACGGACATCGCAACCGATTTCAACCACGCGCTTGCAGGCCTCGGCATGCCGACCGCGTTCATTCCCGGTTCCGCCGACTTCTCGCCGATGTTCGGGGCCAATGGCCAGGCGGAGGAGGTTTATATTCGCAAGGTCTTCCACAAAGCGACGCTTGAGGTGAACGAACAGGGGACGACAGCGGCGGCAGCGACTGAGGTCGAACTTGCACTCTGTTTTGCCGCCGGCACGTCGGTGCTGACGCCAGACGGCGCGGCGCCGATCGAGGAGGTGCGGGTTGGCGACACCGTGCTTGCTCGGAACGAGCACCTGCTCGAGGGGCCCGTTGAGCCAAGGGTGGTTGAAGCAACCCGCCACGGCGAGGCAGAGATTCTAGAACTGCACCTTGGGCGCCGTGTGATCCGCACGACAGAGTTGCACCCGTTTTTCGTCGAGGGGCAGGGGTGGCTGCCGGCCGCAGAGATCAGCTCAGGAGACCGGTTGGCCTGTGACCGCGGCGGAGCGATCGCTGTGTCGTACGTGCAGCGGACCGGCAAGGTCGAGGCTGTCTTCAACCTGCGGGTCGCGGAGCACCGAACATTCTTTATCGGCGAGGACGACTGGGGCTTCGGGGTCTGGACGCACAACTTCTACGACACGGGCTTCTACGCGAACCGACCGTTCCACTTGATGATCCGCGACAACGTGACCGACACCATCGCGTTCATGGGCCGCATCGACGACCCAACCCAGCTTGAGAATTCGGTGACTCCACAGGTCATCGAGAGCAACGCCGACTGGGGCGACTTCGACAACAGCGGCGTCGTGGACCAGGCCGACTACGCGCTGTGGCGGTCGAGCTACGGCCAGACCGGCTCACGCCTGCAGGCGGACGGGAACGGCGACGGGCGGGTCGACAGCGCCGACTACACCGTCTGGCGGGACAACCTGGGCGCCACCGCGGCCGCCCCGCTGGTAGTTGAAGCGGTCGCCGACGCCGACGAAGCGGTCGTTGACGATCAGCCGGCGCCGGCTGCGCCGCTGGTGCTGACTCCGTCGCCGCGCCCGCAGCGGTCGCTTGGCGGGCCGGTCAGGCCGCAGCGGGCGTTATCTTCGACTGAAGCGGAGCCGGACCTGTTGCTGCTGCTGGCTGCCCAGCGCCAGCGTGCGGCCCAGGCAGAGCAACTCAACGCTCACGTTGAGACCGGCGAAACTGCGGAGGAGGAGCCGGTCCGCGAGGTCTTCGCGACGGTCGATAGCTGGTTAGATTCGCCGTTGTAG